The Candidatus Arthromitus sp. SFB-mouse-Japan genome includes a region encoding these proteins:
- a CDS encoding peptidase U32 family protein gives MKKVELLAPAGSLEKLKVAVDFGADAVYVGGPRLNLRAFADNFDFDELKEGIEYAHDRGVKVYLVLNAIPRNFDMNGIEEYVKKCESLGVDGAIVADPGLISIIKKNTNIDIHLSTQANAMNYETARFWYDYGLKRIILARELKLKEIEEFVNKLPEDCEIEVFVHGAMCMAYSGRCLISNYMTSRDSNKGACSQACRYKYYLVEETRPNEYYPVFEDEDGTYIMNSKDLCMIEHIDDVIRSGVASVKIEGRMKSLFYLAMVVKMYREAIDTYYADPENFKVNPEWKRNLQKISHRRYSTGFFYGKSGEQSYESATYVREYDIIGIVKDYDRETKIATIEQRNRVFNGDKVEIIRPKTENFEVVLNDMKNSKGESIEKANHAQMIFTAHVETELKQNDFIIMKKNEISLS, from the coding sequence ATGAAAAAGGTTGAATTACTTGCACCAGCAGGTAGTTTGGAAAAATTAAAAGTCGCAGTCGACTTTGGGGCTGATGCTGTTTATGTTGGCGGTCCAAGATTGAACCTGAGAGCATTTGCAGATAACTTTGATTTTGATGAATTGAAGGAAGGAATTGAATATGCTCACGATAGAGGGGTAAAGGTTTATTTAGTTTTAAATGCAATTCCAAGAAACTTTGATATGAATGGTATTGAGGAATATGTTAAAAAATGTGAATCTCTTGGAGTTGATGGGGCTATTGTTGCAGATCCTGGTTTAATTTCAATAATTAAAAAGAATACAAATATAGATATACATTTAAGTACTCAGGCAAATGCAATGAACTATGAAACTGCAAGATTTTGGTATGATTATGGATTAAAAAGGATAATTTTAGCTAGAGAATTAAAATTAAAAGAGATAGAAGAATTCGTAAATAAATTGCCAGAAGATTGTGAGATAGAAGTGTTTGTTCACGGTGCTATGTGTATGGCTTATTCTGGAAGATGTTTGATATCAAATTATATGACATCAAGAGATTCAAACAAAGGAGCGTGTTCTCAGGCATGCAGATATAAATATTATCTTGTAGAGGAAACACGTCCAAATGAGTATTATCCAGTTTTTGAGGATGAAGATGGAACTTACATAATGAACTCAAAAGATTTATGTATGATTGAACATATTGATGATGTTATTAGATCTGGTGTTGCTTCTGTTAAAATTGAAGGGCGTATGAAAAGTTTATTTTATCTTGCAATGGTTGTAAAGATGTATAGAGAAGCAATTGATACTTATTACGCAGATCCTGAAAATTTTAAAGTTAATCCTGAGTGGAAAAGAAATCTTCAAAAGATAAGTCATAGAAGATACTCTACTGGTTTCTTTTATGGTAAATCTGGAGAGCAAAGCTATGAGAGTGCAACATATGTTAGAGAATATGATATAATTGGAATTGTAAAAGATTATGATAGAGAAACAAAGATAGCAACTATTGAACAAAGAAATAGAGTATTTAATGGAGATAAGGTTGAAATTATAAGACCTAAAACTGAAAATTTTGAGGTCGTATTGAATGATATGAAAAATAGTAAAGGTGAAAGTATTGAGAAGGCAAATCATGCTCAAATGATTTTCACAGCACATGTTGAAACTGAATTAAAACAAAATGATTTTATAATTATGAAGAAAAATGAAATTTCATTAAGCTAG